The Clostridium sporogenes region CAAAGATATTTTTTTAGAAACATATAAAATATAGACTTCAAAAGGACTATATTTATTATACAGATTATATATTATTTGATTTATGCAAATAATTTGTAAAATTATGAATTATGTGTTAATATATACATGTGGAAAATTTAACTAAAATTAGTTAAATCTTTATCATTTTTATATTAAGCTGAGTACATAGGTGATAAAAGGTATTGTCTAAATTTTCTAAAAATTGAATTTTATCTTTAAAAACGGATTTTGTGTTAAAATATAAAAAACCATTATTAAGTTAACTATTTTATTTAAAACTGATTAATATACCTAAAAATTTTATAAAAATACTTAAAATTTTATAAAAATTTAAACTTTATATAAAATCAAGGAGGGCCGATTTTATGTCAGACTTAAACACTATAACAGAACAACAAGTTGAAATTAAGGAGGTGGAAAAGAAAAATCTTAGACCTGTAATAGGAAAAGAAGGATTTATATGTTTAGCTTTGTTCTTAGGATTCTTCATTATTTTAGGTACTAAAATGGGAACAGTAAACATGTTTAATACATTAATGAAGACAGGATATCAACTACTTATGGAAACAGTTTTTTATATTATGGCTATAGCTGTCTTAGCTGGAGCTATATCAGGATTGTTATCTGAGTTTGGAGTTATTTCTTTAATAAATAAAGCTTTATCTCCGTTAATGAAACCTTTATATAAATTACCTGGAGCATCAGCATTAGGGGTAGTTACAACTTATTTATCAGACAACCCTGCAATTATAAGTTTAGCTAAGGATAAAGGATTCTTAAAATATTTTAAAAAGTATCAGGTACCAGCACTAACTAATTTAGGAACTTCCTTTGGAATGGGATTAATTCTAACTACATTTATGATTGCACAAAAATCTCCTACAGGTGAAAATTTTATAGCCGCTGCTGTTATAGGAAATATAGCTGCTATTATTGGTAGCATTATAAGTGTTAGGTTAATGGTTAGACAGACTAGAAAATTTTATGGAGAACATGCAGATGATATGGTTTATGAAAGTGATGGGGATGGTTATGATTCCTTAAAATATAGAGAGGTTAGAGAAGGTGGGGTAGGAGCAAGACTACTTGAATCTTTATTAGAAGGCGGTAAATCAGGTGTTGAACTTGGACTAGCTATAATTCCAGGGGTAGTTATAATTTGTACTTTAGTATTAATGTTAACTAATGGGCCATCACCAAAGGGATACACTGGAGCTGCCTATGAAGGTGTAGCATTTTTCCCTTGGGTAGGAGAAAAATTAAGTTTTATTCTAAACCCATTATTTGGATTTAAGCATCCGGAAGCCATAGCATTCCCAATAACATCCTTAGGGGCTGTTGGTGCCGCTATGAGTTTAGTTCCTCAATTTTTATCAAAAAATTTGATTGGTGCTAATGAAATAGCAGTATTTACTGCTATGGGGATGTGCTGGAGTGGATATTTAAGTACTCATATAGCTATGATGGATAGCTTAAACTGTAGAAAATTAACAGGTAAAGCTATAATAAGTCATACTTTTGGAGGGCTAGTAGCAGGAATATCAGCCCATTTAATTTATATGTTAGTCAGTGTAATTTAGTGGTATAATAAAGAATGTAAAAATAGAGATATAGAATTTTTAAAATTCTATATCTCTATTTTTGTTGAAAAGCAAATGTGAATCTATAAATAAGATCTTATTTATAGGTTTTAAAATTAAAATATTAACGTATGTATCAATATATATCAACATGTCTAGTCATATTAAATATAAGTTAAAGATTAAAGGTATAAACCCTATGATAATTCTAATATATAGTAATTCTAACAAATAAAAATATAAAATTATATTATGAAGCTATATTATGAAATTATATTAAAATTGTTTATAATGGTGTATGTATAAAATAAGCAAATATTAGCTGTGTATAATATGACATAGTATATATTTAAAGGAGATAAGTAAAAATGAACATTCAAATATTTGGAGTGAAAAAATGTTTTGATACAAAAAAAGCTGAAAGATATTTTAAAGAAAGAAAAATAAAATATCAATTTATAGATTTAAATATAAAGGGATTAAGTAAGGGGGAACTTCAAAGTATAAAATCTGCAGTAGGATTAAATCAGTTAATAAATAAAGATAGCAGAGAATATAAAAGAACTAATATAGGAAGTATTAGAACAGACAGTGTAAAAGAAGATTTGCTTTTAAATAATCCTAAATTATATAAAACTCCTATAGTACGTAATGGAAAAAAAGCAACAGTAGGATATGAACCTGAAATTTGGAAAGAATGGGATTAAATTATTTTTAGAAAGAATAGCAACAGGAGAAGTTTGTATTTTTTATAGATAGCATGTATTATAAGTGTTAGTTCAAAGGTATCAAATAATTTTTAAATTTTTGGGAAGCTTGGTTAGAATGATTAGTTTTTCATATGAATATTAGTAACAACACGAGTAATAGAATAAAGTATATAAGATTGGAGTATAAATTAGTGAAAAGATTTAAAAAGTTTTATATTGAGATTACAAATGTATGTAATCTTGCCTGTGATTTTTGTCCCAAGACAAGAAGGAAAGCACAATTTATGTCAATAGAAATCTTTGATAAAATATTAGATCAAATAAAACCCTATACAGATTATATATATTTTCATGTAAAGGGAGAACCTCTTCTTCATCCAGATATAGATAAATTCTTAGATTTAAGCTACAAAAAAGGTTTTAAAGTTAATATAACTACAAACGGAACTTTAATAAATAAGACTAAAGATAAAATTATAATGAAGAAAGCTTTAAGACAGGTTAATTTTTCTCTACATAGCTTTGATGGAAATGAAGATTCTAAAAATAAAGATAAATATATTAATGATATTCTTTCCTTTATAAGAGATACAATTGAAAATAATAATATTTTTAT contains the following coding sequences:
- a CDS encoding CD0519/CD1768 family membrane protein, whose product is MSDLNTITEQQVEIKEVEKKNLRPVIGKEGFICLALFLGFFIILGTKMGTVNMFNTLMKTGYQLLMETVFYIMAIAVLAGAISGLLSEFGVISLINKALSPLMKPLYKLPGASALGVVTTYLSDNPAIISLAKDKGFLKYFKKYQVPALTNLGTSFGMGLILTTFMIAQKSPTGENFIAAAVIGNIAAIIGSIISVRLMVRQTRKFYGEHADDMVYESDGDGYDSLKYREVREGGVGARLLESLLEGGKSGVELGLAIIPGVVIICTLVLMLTNGPSPKGYTGAAYEGVAFFPWVGEKLSFILNPLFGFKHPEAIAFPITSLGAVGAAMSLVPQFLSKNLIGANEIAVFTAMGMCWSGYLSTHIAMMDSLNCRKLTGKAIISHTFGGLVAGISAHLIYMLVSVI
- a CDS encoding arsenate reductase family protein, which encodes MNIQIFGVKKCFDTKKAERYFKERKIKYQFIDLNIKGLSKGELQSIKSAVGLNQLINKDSREYKRTNIGSIRTDSVKEDLLLNNPKLYKTPIVRNGKKATVGYEPEIWKEWD